CCATCGATCAGGTTGAAAGCATTGATCAGAATAATAAAGGTAATAATACTGAATATTACACTTACAAAATACTCCAGTTCATAGACTCCAAATATTCCAAATAGGCTTCTTATTCTAATATCTGAACCAATAACCACCAGTGAAGACACTACAATTTGTGCAACAAGTTTCTTATAAGCTCTCATCACAACAATATCATCCATTACCCCTACATAAAGCAGGATAATCAATGAAGCAAATAAAAATTTGTAGAGGTCAAACAGCTCATAGGCAAAAATAGAAGCACAGATTCCAATTGAATAGAAAATGGCAATCCCTCCAAGGTTAGGAATTTCTCTAAGATGCGAACTTCTTATCCCAGGCTCATCCATCAGGTTCTTCCTTCTTGAGATCTTGACGATAGTAGGAATAGAGAAAAAGGTAATTAAAAAAGCGAATACGAAACCAAGTCCTATTTTTACATAGAAAATAGGTATTCCCGATCCGCTTAAGAACAATTCAAAATTTTTCATTCTTTCTTATTCAGCACTTGCATCTCTCAATAAAAACTCATAATGTAGAACTTATAAAGAACTTCATCATCACTTTTCTATTGCTCGAAACAATAGCACGTACATTTGTGTTTATTAAATCAACTTTCTTATCAATCTTTTCTGTCCTCCAAAAAACAACAGATAAAAAATTTTTTTCTTCAAAGGCAAAGATAAAAGATAATTCTTACCAAAACGACTATACTTCAATATATCTTGAATTTTTATTTGTCTTTCCTTCATAAAAAGAACCAACTGATCAGACATACTATAAAATATTTCTTCTTTTTTCACAAAGGCCAGATAGGCCAGAAATGAGTAAACTCCTTCAAAAATCTGGAAGTTTTTTAACTCCTCTTTTTTATGAGAATATTGAGATTCATTAAATATGTTTTCCACATCAGCTACTGCTTTCAGCATATCAAGCCCTTTTTCCGTATGGGTTTTCGTAATAGAATCAGTACGTTCAAGATACTGATAATGGAATTTTTGGGTCTGAGCAATGGTATCACATTCCAGTAAAAGTTGTGGGATCAACTGAATATCTTCAAAATGAACTCCTTTTTTAAATCTTCTTTGATGAAAAAGTTCTTTTTTGAACAGTTTATTGCATGCAAAATAGCTGATATCCGAGAACACTGAAAAATTATTTTCAAGGACTATTTTCTCGGGCATATTGGGAAGCTGAGTCAGTTTTTGGGAAACCTTCCCGGTTTCGTCAACTTTCTGAATATTGCAGATCACCATTTTTGCCTGATGCTTTTCTGCTAAAAGAAGCATTTCTTCAAACATTGTTTCGGAAACATAGTCATCACTGTCTACAAAACCTATATAATCTCCGGCAGCTCTGTCAAGCCCAAAATTACGGGCATCACTTAAACCTCCGTTTTCTTTGGTAAAAGCTTTTATTTTTTCCGGATATCTTTGTGCATACCCTTCAATGATTTTTTCAGAATTATCTTTACTCCCATCATTTATTACGAGAATCTCAATATTAGAAAAACTCTGGTTTACAAGGGAATCAAGGCATTTTGTCAGATAATTTTCGACATTATAAACAGGAACAATAATGGATATTTTTGAGGGAACATTTGTCATACATTAAATTTTCGTCAGTCTTGCATTCAGCCATCCTTTTTTGGCTTCATCAAAATCCTTTCTAGAACACGGAATGCAATTGTCTATATTTTCATCATCACCAAAATACCACAAATTACTGAAAGTATCACGCTTGAATGCATATTGTCTGTCATCTATCAAAACATAGAACAGCTCATAATGTCTTTCCTTTGGGTGGGAATGCTGGATATTGATTCCTTCGATCAGATACCATAACATTTGTGCTAAAAGCTGGTGGTTCAACTGGTTTTCTGAATAAATATTATAATTAAAAATTCCTACAGATTTCAGATTTTCACTCAATCCGATTTCTTTCATGTAGGCACAAATCTCTCTTCTGTTTAATCCATTTACCTGTGGATTCATGGAAAAAGGTTCGCTGAAACTTTCCACAGCATCACAATTTACGGTCACCAGATCTGCTTTTCTGAAGAAAGGTTCTGTTTTTTCTGTAGAATTCATCATTTCAGCAAGGCGGATAATATCAAACTCAACTTCTTTGATTAATCTCACTGAATCCATTTCATTCAAATGCTTCTGGTAACCTAAATGATGGTAATTTTTAATAGAGAAATTCTTGGCTCCGAAAATTTTACCCAAGAAAGTATGTTCATTGATTGTTTCACCCTGTTGAAGTGAGATAATATTACTGATCTGCGTATAATTGATATTTTTCTGATGAAAATTCAAAGCAGAAAATAATGAGAAAGCAAAATCATTGGATCCGCCCACAATTACCGGAATTGCTCTTTTGTAATGACATGCCGACAGGACTTCCTGCAAAATATAATGGGTATCCTGAACAGACTTCCCAGACACAAGGTCTCCAAGATCCACAACCGGAATTTCAAAATCCATCTGAGAAAGTTTATAAAACTCGTTCCTCACCGCTGTAAAATCCTGTACTTCTGCATCTCCGCCCACTCCTCTGTAATCCGACACAAACAAAAGAACAATACTGTCTTCTTTGATATCTTTTGTAATCCGATTTCCTATCTGCCAGCTTTCTGTTTTGAAATTTCTTGGTGAAATGATAAAGTCTTCGAAATCCATATTTTAATTTGAAATGTAATAATTGATTAATTGCTTGATGTAACAAACATACAAAAAACATAGGAACTGAGTAAAGCGTGGATAATTTTGTTCATAAAAAAACCTTCAATAATCATAAACGGTTTTACCCAGCACCTTGTCAAAGTTTAAAACCTTGATAAGGGAGCTCAGGTTTTATTTCAATTTTTATATTTTTAGAAGCTTTATAAAACAAATCCGTCTCACATAGTATATGAGACGGATATTTTATTCTAATTTGTGCACTAGCTCATTAGCACTTTCCAAATGACTGACTGATAATTGTTATTCCAGCAATAATAATGTTAACTCTGATTCCTGTTGGAATTCCCCAGGTAGTACAGATAGATAAACAAGCCTGACCAGCCGTTCCATTAGGAATACTTAATGGGATACTGAAACAGTATTTCCCAAAACCTAAAGGTAAGTTGATACAAACTTTGTTGTTCTCAACAGTAATTGATATACACTCTGCTGTTACGAGAAGATAACCTGCGCTGGCGTTGGCAAGGCTTAAGTCTAAGTCTGCCCCTGATGAACGACGATTTGCCTGACTGTCTTCGTGTGATCTTTTTGCCGCTTCTAATGCGTGCGAGATAGCTTCTTTGCTAAAATTAAATTCTGACATGATTTTATAGTTTTGTTTTTTCTTACTCGTTTGGCTTTTCAGAATCCGCCTCGTTTTTAAAGTGGTTTCTGAACTCCACTGTCTGTAATATTACGATGTAAATCTATAGAATTAAAATACTGAATATCACAGTCTTAGTACTGAATTTTCCATTTGCGTATTTATACTTAGAGCTAAGTAACAAGCGTGTGTAAAGATTAATTCTCTACTTTGAGATATTTATTTAATAATTATCATTCTTTAATTTTTATATTTTTTGAAATGATTCTCAATGAAAAAGCACAAGTTAAAAACTCATGCTATCACTTAATACCAGACTTAATAAAAGCAAAAAAGCACAGAACAAAATCTGTGCTTTCTTATCTTATTAAATTAAAGACTATTTATTTCTTAGCTGCAGGTTTCTTAGCCGCAGGCTTTTTTGCTGTTGTAGTTGTCTTCTTAGCAGTGGCTGCTTTTTTAGCTGCTGGTTTTTTCTTTTCTGCAAAAGCTTTAGGATCCTGATCTGTGATCCATTTTTTAACCTCATCTAAAGAAAGCTCTTTCAACTCATCTGCTTCGTATTTTGTATCGTCAGCTTTCTTCGGGATTTTAAACATTGCTTTTCCGAATTTGATGAAAGGTCCCCATCTTCCGTTTTCAATGGAAATTTTTTCTTTTTCCCACTGCTGGATATATCGGTTGGCTTCTTTTTCAAGTTTCGCATCAATCAGTTCATTGATATCGCTTTGAGAAAGATTTTCAAAGTCATATTTCTTTGGGACATTTACGAAAATAGCTTTGTATTTAATAAATGGTCCGAATCTTCCTGTTCCTTTCGTTACCGGTTCCCCTTTATAAGTAGCAATTGGAGCATCCGCAATTTTCTTTTCATTGATAATTTCTTCTGCACGTTTCTGATCTACAGAAAGAGGGTCTTCTCCTTTCGGAATGCTGATATAGGTTTCTCCCCATTTCACATAAGGTCCAAATCTACCAACACCTACAGAAACTGGCTGTCCGTCAACTTCACTTAAATCGAAAGGCAGTTTGAATAGTTCTAATGCCTCTTCAAAAGTAATGGTTGCAATATTTTGTCCTGTCATTAATGAAGCAAAAACCGGTTTCTCTTCATCATCAGTTTCTCCAATCTGGATCATTGCCCCAAATCTTCCGATTCTTGCATGAACATTTTTACCCGTCTTCGGATCTACCCCTAATAGCCTGTCTCCGGTTGCACGGTCTGCATTTTCTTCTACGTCTTCAATTCTTGGGTGGAATTTTGAGTAGAAATTCGTCATCATTTCCTTCCATTTCTGGTCACCACTTGCAATTTCGTCAAAACTTTCTTCTACTCTTGCTGTGAAGCCATAATCAAGGATCTCTCTGAAGTTATCCGTCAGGAAATCATTTACCACTTCACCTATATCTGTAGGAATAAATTTATTTTTATCACCTCCGAATTTCTCTTCAAGAACTACTTTTTTGATCTTATCTTTGGCTAAAGACATTTTGATCACTTCACGCGTATGCGGCTCAATTTCTCTCTTATCCACATATTCTCTGTTCTGAATCGTCTGAATCGTTGGAGCATAAGTAGAAGGTCTACCAATCCCTAATTCTTCAAGTTTTCTCACCAATCCTGCTTCGGTATATCTTGCACTTGGTCTTGTGAATTTTTCAGTAGCGGTAATGGTTTTATAGTTCAATACCTCTCCTACACTTACTTTAGGCAGCAATTTATCATTGTTCTCCTCATCTTCATCTTCTGTCTTCACAATACCGTAAGCTTTCAGGAAACCGTCAAAAATGATCACCTCTCCCTGCGCTTCAAAATGGTGGGGTAATGATGCATTCCCGATTTCGATCACAGTCTTTTCAATTTTGGCATTGGCCATCTGAGAAGCCAGTGTTCTTCTGTATATGAGTTGGTATAACTTATTCAGTTGTGCATCTCCTATACTTTTCACTCCAAAATCCGTAGGACGGATCGCTTCGTGAGCTTCCTGTGCTGAAGCAGATTTTGTAGTATAATTTCTTGGAGAAGAATATTCTGCTCCGTATTCTGATGTAATTTGTTTTTTAGCTCCTTCAATTGCTTCCTGAGAAAGGTTTACGGAGTCTGTTCTCATATAGGTAATGTACCCTTCTTCATACAGTCTTTGTGCCAGACGCATGGTGTTGGTTACATTATATCCAAGTCTTGAGGAAGCTTCCTGCTGTAGTGTAGAAGTTGTAAATGGAGCTGAAGCGGAACGTGTACCCGGCTTGGTTTCAACATTCAGAACTTTAAATTCTGTAGTTTTTGCCTGCTCAAGGAATTTTTCTGCATCTTCTTCTTTTTCAAAGTCTTTTTTCAATTTAGCAGCTATTTCCTGCTCTGTTTTATTTAAAAAGATTCCGTCAAGTTTAAAACTTGCTTTTGGTGTAAACTCACGAATCTCTTTTTCTCTTTCAACAATTAATCGTACTGCTACAGACTGTACTCTTCCTGCAGATAATCCCGGCTTTACTTTCTTCCATAACACAGGTGACATTTCAAAACCTACAATTCTGTCCAGCACTCTTCTTGCCTGCTGGGCATTGACTAAGTTCTGATCTATATCTCTCGGATTGTCGATTGCTTTTAGAATGGCGTTTTTAGTAATCTCGTGGAAAACAATTCTTTTTCTGTTTTCAGGCTTCAATTTCAACTCATCCGCCAGGTGCCATGCAATAGCCTCCCCTTCGCGGTCCTCATCGGAAGCGAGCCATACCATATCTGCTTTCTTTACTGCAGCCTTTAATTCGGTTACCAATTTCTTCTTGTCTGCGGAAACTTCGTAATCGGGACTGAATGTAGTAAGGTCTATCCCCATTCCTTTTTTAGGTAGGTCCCGGATATGTCCAAAACTGGATTTCACTTCAAAATCCTTTCCTAAATATTTCTGAATAGTTTTTGCTTTTGCCGGGGACTCTACGATTACTAAATTTTTCGACATTCTAACTAAAAATTTTTGCAAAAGTAAAGCTTTTTTATTATATACTTTTTGTAAAACGGGTTTAATTTAACAATCCAGATGGTTTATACCCCTTTTCAGCACCCATTTTTTAAAGATTCAAGTCCTTTGTAGTGTAGGTTTTAGAGCGTTATATAGTTATCAACATTTCATGATATAGAATTTTTCATCAACCGTCATAGACGTAAAAGATATGTTTAGATGTAAAAAAGCAGAACAAGACACCTCATTCTGCTTTTTAAATCCTCATTTTCAGAATTTATCGTTTGATAATTTTCACAACCGCTTCCGAATTATTTATTCTTATCAAATACACTCCTGCACTCAAAGATGACAGGTCAGTCTGATTATTTATAAACTGGCCGGACTTCACCATTTGTCCCAAAGCATTAAAAATCTGAAAATGATATTCTTTATTCTCCGAAGCCCTGATATACAAAATATTGTAAACCGGACTTGGATATAAAGTAATCTTGTTCTCTGACATTTTAAATTCTGCATTCGCAGTACTCAATGTCGGACTATTGGCAATTATTGTTATTCCGGAAGCAGGTCCTTCTTCATTACCGTTTGTATCATATTCTATTTTTACACATCGACATCCCGCACCAAAATACGGATCGTTATTATCATGAAAAACCATAATTCTGTTGCTGGTAGAAGCAGCATCAAAAAGCACATTAATCGGTCTTCCCAAATAATTTGAATTCAAAGCTGCCGTCCACACAGCCGGATATTGAAAATTGAGAACATTGAAGGTTCCCTGTGCTGTCTGATTCGCAATCACGCTTCTGAAACCTCTTGATCCGGAATCAGGGTAATTTCCTAAAGAATATACAGAATTATTAAAGATATATCCTACTGTAGCATTGGTAGAATTTCTCACCCTGGTTCCTAAGTAATCAGTGGCAATATTATATGATGTAGCTACATTTTTATCTTTTTTATACCAGGGAGTCTGCCCGAAATCACTTCCTGAAACCAAAGCGACATTCATCAGATCTGGAATTCGCCATCCTTCCGGACAAGGATCGAAAGGAGATTTCTTGCCGCCTCGTCCCCATCTGTCTGGAGCCAGATTGGGTTCTGTTGCCAGCCAGTCAGTTCCGTTGGTATAGTTGGGTGTTGCACTATTATAAGGAGCAAACGTACTTGGAATCATATATACCAAAGGGTTTTTAACCGAATAAGACAGTATCTTGGAAACCCGATCTACCGGCTTATCTGTGCTCTGCACATTAGCTGCTGCAGCGTAGGTATTGTAAGGAACTATATAACTACCGGAAAGATTATTATAATCAGCCGAAGTAAGCACAGTATAGGAAACATTTCCATTGGCTGCAGCAGTTCCTAAAGAAATATTGTAGAAACTTCTGTTGTCTGCATTTTGGAATGCAGGAATAGGATCTTTTCTTCCCCATTGATAGTGCAATCCTGTAGAAGCGCGTATTTTCAGAAGCTCATCGGCAGTGGGCGCAAGAGGATTTGCAACATTAGGAAAAGCATCTGTTGCCCCAAGATTACGATCCATGAAAGTTGTCTGGAATATCACATCCGCTTTGTTTACATAATTCACATAATTTGTCACTGCCGCAGGAGGCTCTGTAGTATAGGTATAAGACTGTATAGGAGAATCTGTAACCCAGATGTGCCAACTCCAATATACCGGAGCTGATATACTGCCGTTATGCAAGGTTATTACAGCATTTCCACTCTGGTCAGGAGCTATTTCTACAGCTATCTTTGAATTAGCAATACCCTGTAATGAAGAAGGTGACGGATTTACTATTGAAATTTTACTGATAAGACCAGCATTCGTAGTCCAGAGAACATTTCCTTTTAAATTATTAAAAT
This DNA window, taken from Chryseobacterium viscerum, encodes the following:
- a CDS encoding glycosyltransferase family 2 protein produces the protein MTNVPSKISIIVPVYNVENYLTKCLDSLVNQSFSNIEILVINDGSKDNSEKIIEGYAQRYPEKIKAFTKENGGLSDARNFGLDRAAGDYIGFVDSDDYVSETMFEEMLLLAEKHQAKMVICNIQKVDETGKVSQKLTQLPNMPEKIVLENNFSVFSDISYFACNKLFKKELFHQRRFKKGVHFEDIQLIPQLLLECDTIAQTQKFHYQYLERTDSITKTHTEKGLDMLKAVADVENIFNESQYSHKKEELKNFQIFEGVYSFLAYLAFVKKEEIFYSMSDQLVLFMKERQIKIQDILKYSRFGKNYLLSLPLKKKIFYLLFFGGQKRLIRKLI
- a CDS encoding formimidoylglutamase, with the protein product MDFEDFIISPRNFKTESWQIGNRITKDIKEDSIVLLFVSDYRGVGGDAEVQDFTAVRNEFYKLSQMDFEIPVVDLGDLVSGKSVQDTHYILQEVLSACHYKRAIPVIVGGSNDFAFSLFSALNFHQKNINYTQISNIISLQQGETINEHTFLGKIFGAKNFSIKNYHHLGYQKHLNEMDSVRLIKEVEFDIIRLAEMMNSTEKTEPFFRKADLVTVNCDAVESFSEPFSMNPQVNGLNRREICAYMKEIGLSENLKSVGIFNYNIYSENQLNHQLLAQMLWYLIEGINIQHSHPKERHYELFYVLIDDRQYAFKRDTFSNLWYFGDDENIDNCIPCSRKDFDEAKKGWLNARLTKI
- the topA gene encoding type I DNA topoisomerase: MSKNLVIVESPAKAKTIQKYLGKDFEVKSSFGHIRDLPKKGMGIDLTTFSPDYEVSADKKKLVTELKAAVKKADMVWLASDEDREGEAIAWHLADELKLKPENRKRIVFHEITKNAILKAIDNPRDIDQNLVNAQQARRVLDRIVGFEMSPVLWKKVKPGLSAGRVQSVAVRLIVEREKEIREFTPKASFKLDGIFLNKTEQEIAAKLKKDFEKEEDAEKFLEQAKTTEFKVLNVETKPGTRSASAPFTTSTLQQEASSRLGYNVTNTMRLAQRLYEEGYITYMRTDSVNLSQEAIEGAKKQITSEYGAEYSSPRNYTTKSASAQEAHEAIRPTDFGVKSIGDAQLNKLYQLIYRRTLASQMANAKIEKTVIEIGNASLPHHFEAQGEVIIFDGFLKAYGIVKTEDEDEENNDKLLPKVSVGEVLNYKTITATEKFTRPSARYTEAGLVRKLEELGIGRPSTYAPTIQTIQNREYVDKREIEPHTREVIKMSLAKDKIKKVVLEEKFGGDKNKFIPTDIGEVVNDFLTDNFREILDYGFTARVEESFDEIASGDQKWKEMMTNFYSKFHPRIEDVEENADRATGDRLLGVDPKTGKNVHARIGRFGAMIQIGETDDEEKPVFASLMTGQNIATITFEEALELFKLPFDLSEVDGQPVSVGVGRFGPYVKWGETYISIPKGEDPLSVDQKRAEEIINEKKIADAPIATYKGEPVTKGTGRFGPFIKYKAIFVNVPKKYDFENLSQSDINELIDAKLEKEANRYIQQWEKEKISIENGRWGPFIKFGKAMFKIPKKADDTKYEADELKELSLDEVKKWITDQDPKAFAEKKKPAAKKAATAKKTTTTAKKPAAKKPAAKK